The Zootoca vivipara chromosome 16, rZooViv1.1, whole genome shotgun sequence genome has a segment encoding these proteins:
- the EIF3G gene encoding eukaryotic translation initiation factor 3 subunit G, which produces MPTGDYDSKPSWADQVEEEGDDDKCITSDLLKDIPLSGVLGGGGGGGGAVNVTVTIEPELVKGEPLPSPKELVNGNIKTVTEYREEEDGRKVKIIRTFRIETRKASKAVARRKNWKKFGNSEFDAPGPNVATTTVSDDVFMTFITSKEDLNCQEEEDPMNKLKGQKIVSCRICKGDHWTTRCPYKDTLGPMQKELAEQLGLSTGEKDKLPGEPEPVQAQQSKTGKYVPPSLRDGATRRGESMQPNRRADDNATIRVTNLSEDTRETDLQELFRPFGSISRIYLAKDKTTGQSKGFAFISFHRREDAARAIAGVSGFGYDHLILNVEWAKPSTN; this is translated from the exons atgccgacgggggactACGA CTCCAAGCCCAGTTGGGCAGACCAAgtggaagaggaaggagatgATG ATAAATGCATCACCAGCGACCTGCTCAAGGACATCCCCCTGAGTGGAGTGCTGggtggaggcggaggcggaggtggAGCTGTAAATGTAACTGTGACCATTGAGCCAGAGCTTGTGAAAGGAG AACCTCTCCCATCACCCAAGGAGCTTGTGAATGGAAACATCAAAACAGTGACTGAGTACAGGGAAGAGGAGGATGGCCGCAAGGTGAAG ATTATCCGCACCTTTCGAATTGAGACCCGGAAGGCCTCAAAGGCTGTGGCTAGGCGAAAG AACTGGAAAAAATTTGGAAACTCAGAGTTTGATGCCCCTGGCCCAAATGTGGCCACTACCACCGTGAGCGATGATGTGTTCATGACTTTCATCACCAGTAAGGAG GACTTGAATTgccaagaggaggaggaccccATGAACAAGCTGAAAGGGCAGAAGATCGTGTCGTGCCGTATCTGCAAGGGTGATCATTGGACCACTCGCTGCCCATATAAAGACACCCTGGGACCTATGCAGAAGGAGCTGGCAGAGCAGCTGGGGCTCTCCACAGGCGAGAAGGACAAACTACCAGGAG AACCGGAACCTGTTCAAGCCCAGCAAAGCAAGACGGGGAAGTATGTCCCACCCAGCCTGAGAGATGGAGCCACCCGCAGAGGGGAGTCCATGCAGCCTAACCGTAGAG CCGATGATAATGCCACCATCCGTGTCACCAATCTGTCCGAAGACACCCGGGAGACTGACCTGCAGGAGCTGTTCCGTCCTTTTGGGTCCATATCCCGCATCTACTTAGCCAAGGACAAAACCACTGGCCAATCCAAG GGCTTTGCCTTCATCAGCTTCCATCGCCGAGAAGATGCTGCTAGGGCCATTGCAGGGGTATCTGGCTTTGGCTACGATCACCTGATCCTAAATGTGGAATGGGCCAA ACCTTCCACCAACTAA